In Stenotrophomonas sp. ASS1, the following proteins share a genomic window:
- the carA gene encoding glutamine-hydrolyzing carbamoyl-phosphate synthase small subunit, which produces MTQAAILVLEDGTVFEGESVGAPGLSVGEVVFNTAMTGYQEVLTDPSYARQMVTLTYPHIGNTGMTDQDNEASKVWSAGLIVRDVPRRPSNWRSQVSLQDWLIQRGVVAIAGIDTRKLTRILREKGAQNGALMAGDIDVEKALEAARKFPGLKGMDLAKVVTTEKTYTWTEGQLDLDANAFVSVPAKYKVVAYDFGVKTNILRMLAERGCEVTVVPAQTPAAEVLALKPDGVFLSNGPGDPEPCDYAIEAIKTFIDVKIPTFGICLGHQLLGLASGAQTMKMGHGHHGANHPVQDLDSGRVMITSQNHGFAIDEATLPATLRVTHRSLFDGTNQGVARTDVPAFSFQGHPEASPGPTDVGPLFDRFVVLMEQAKA; this is translated from the coding sequence GTGACCCAAGCCGCAATCCTCGTCCTCGAAGACGGCACCGTATTCGAGGGCGAATCCGTAGGCGCGCCCGGCCTGTCCGTCGGTGAGGTGGTGTTCAACACCGCCATGACCGGCTACCAGGAAGTGCTGACCGACCCGTCCTACGCCCGGCAGATGGTCACGCTGACCTATCCGCATATCGGTAACACCGGCATGACCGACCAGGACAATGAAGCGTCCAAGGTGTGGTCGGCCGGCCTGATCGTGCGCGATGTTCCCCGCCGTCCCAGCAACTGGCGCAGCCAGGTGTCGCTGCAGGACTGGCTGATCCAGCGTGGCGTGGTCGCCATCGCCGGCATCGACACCCGCAAGCTGACCCGCATCCTGCGCGAGAAGGGCGCGCAGAACGGTGCGCTGATGGCCGGTGACATCGACGTGGAAAAGGCACTGGAAGCCGCCCGCAAGTTCCCGGGGCTGAAGGGCATGGATCTGGCCAAGGTCGTCACTACCGAGAAGACCTACACCTGGACCGAGGGCCAGCTGGACCTGGATGCCAACGCCTTCGTCAGCGTGCCGGCCAAATACAAGGTCGTGGCCTACGATTTCGGCGTGAAGACCAACATCCTGCGCATGCTGGCCGAGCGTGGCTGCGAAGTGACCGTGGTGCCGGCACAGACCCCGGCCGCCGAAGTGCTGGCGCTGAAGCCGGACGGCGTGTTCCTGTCCAACGGCCCGGGTGACCCGGAACCGTGCGACTACGCCATCGAAGCGATCAAGACCTTCATCGACGTGAAGATCCCAACCTTCGGCATCTGCCTGGGCCACCAGCTGCTGGGCCTGGCCTCGGGCGCGCAGACCATGAAGATGGGCCACGGCCACCACGGTGCCAACCACCCGGTGCAGGACCTGGACAGCGGCCGGGTGATGATCACCTCGCAGAACCACGGCTTCGCGATCGATGAAGCGACCCTGCCGGCGACCCTGCGCGTGACCCACCGCTCGCTGTTCGATGGCACCAACCAGGGTGTCGCCCGCACCGACGTGCCGGCGTTCTCGTTCCAGGGCCACCCGGAAGCGTCGCCGGGCCCGACCGATGTCGGTCCGCTGTTCGACCGCTTCGTGGTGCTGATGGAGCAGGCCAAGGCGTGA
- the carB gene encoding carbamoyl-phosphate synthase large subunit, protein MPKRTDLKTILIIGAGPIVIGQACEFDYSGAQACKALRDEGYRVVLVNSNPATIMTDPEMADAVYIEPINWQTVEKIIAKEKPDALLPTMGGQTALNCALDLADNGVLEKYNVELIGAKREAIRMAEDRELFRVAMGEIGLECPTAAVAHTLDEALEIQTRVGYPTIIRPSFTLGGSGGGIAYNREELVEIVSRGLELSPTTEVLVEESVLGWKEFEMEVVRDTADNCIIVCSIENLDPMGVHTGDSITVAPAQTLTDKEYQRLRDASIAVLRKIGVDTGGSNVQFGINPKTGRVVVIEMNPRVSRSSALASKATGFPIAKVAAKLAVGYTLDELKNEITGGLTPASFEPSIDYVVTKIPRFAFEKFPAADARLTTQMKSVGEVMAMGRTFQESVQKALRGLETGKVGFDPTGLDLSNEEDLQTLRRELKAPGPERLFFVADAFRAGMSVEEIYALSFIDHWFLDQIEEIIAAEAEVAAGGIDALDAARLRKLKRAGFSDARLAQLTGTNEAAIRALRRAHKVRPVYKRVDSCAGEFSTGTAYLYSTYEDECEAAPSNRDKIMILGGGPNRIGQGIEFDYCCVHAALALREDGYETIMVNCNPETVSTDYDTSDRLYFEPLTLEDVLEIVELEQPKGVIVQYGGQTPLKLARALEANGVPVIGTSPDSIDLAEDRERFQQLVDKLGLKQPPNRIARNDQEALLLAREIGYPLVVRPSYVLGGRAMEIVYGEADLARYVRDAVKVSNDSPVLLDRFLDNAVECDVDIIADAQGNVLIGGVMEHIEEAGVHSGDSSCSLPPYSLSAETQAELRRQVVELAKALNVVGLMNTQFAIQTSDEGADTIYLLEVNPRASRTVPFVSKATGMPLAKIAARCMAGKTLAEQGATKEIVPDYYSVKEAIFPFAKFQGVDPILGPEMRSTGEVMGVGRTFNAAFARAQEAGGIKAPPVGKAFVSVRDPDKKRVLPVAKALLARGYSLVATRGTAAWLQQHGMDCEIINKVVEGRPHIVDSIKNGEIVYIVNTTEGRSAINDSFSIRREALQHRVTYSTTIAGAKALVDSLEFRGTGPVWSLQELHKELNA, encoded by the coding sequence ATGCCCAAGCGCACTGACCTCAAGACCATCCTCATCATCGGTGCTGGCCCGATCGTCATCGGCCAGGCCTGCGAGTTCGACTACTCCGGCGCCCAGGCCTGCAAGGCCCTGCGTGACGAGGGTTACCGCGTGGTGCTGGTCAACAGCAACCCGGCCACGATCATGACCGACCCGGAGATGGCCGACGCCGTCTACATCGAGCCGATCAACTGGCAGACGGTCGAGAAGATCATCGCCAAGGAAAAGCCCGATGCGCTGCTGCCGACCATGGGTGGCCAGACCGCGTTGAACTGCGCGCTGGACCTGGCCGACAACGGCGTGCTGGAGAAGTACAACGTCGAGCTGATCGGCGCCAAACGCGAAGCGATCCGCATGGCCGAAGACCGCGAGCTGTTCCGCGTCGCCATGGGTGAGATCGGCCTGGAATGCCCGACCGCCGCCGTCGCCCATACCCTGGACGAAGCGCTGGAGATCCAGACCCGCGTCGGCTACCCGACCATCATCCGCCCCAGCTTCACCCTGGGCGGCAGCGGTGGCGGCATCGCCTACAACCGCGAAGAGCTGGTCGAGATCGTCAGCCGCGGCCTGGAACTGTCGCCGACCACCGAAGTGCTGGTGGAAGAGTCGGTGCTGGGCTGGAAGGAGTTCGAGATGGAAGTGGTCCGCGACACCGCGGACAACTGCATCATCGTCTGCTCGATCGAGAACCTGGACCCGATGGGCGTGCACACCGGTGACTCGATCACCGTGGCGCCGGCGCAGACCCTGACCGACAAGGAATACCAGCGCCTGCGCGATGCCTCCATCGCCGTGCTGCGCAAGATCGGCGTCGATACCGGTGGCTCGAACGTGCAGTTCGGCATCAACCCGAAGACCGGTCGCGTGGTCGTCATCGAGATGAACCCGCGCGTGTCGCGTTCCTCGGCACTGGCCTCCAAGGCCACCGGCTTCCCGATCGCCAAGGTCGCCGCCAAGCTGGCCGTGGGTTACACCCTGGACGAACTGAAGAACGAAATCACCGGTGGCCTGACCCCGGCCTCGTTCGAGCCGTCGATCGACTACGTCGTCACCAAGATCCCGCGTTTCGCCTTCGAGAAGTTCCCGGCCGCCGATGCCCGCCTGACCACCCAGATGAAGTCGGTGGGCGAGGTGATGGCAATGGGCCGTACCTTCCAGGAGTCGGTGCAGAAGGCGCTGCGTGGCCTGGAAACCGGCAAGGTCGGCTTCGACCCGACCGGCCTGGACCTGAGCAACGAAGAAGACCTGCAGACCCTGCGCCGCGAGCTGAAGGCCCCGGGCCCGGAGCGCCTGTTCTTCGTCGCCGATGCGTTCCGTGCCGGCATGAGCGTGGAAGAGATCTACGCACTGTCGTTCATCGATCACTGGTTCCTGGACCAGATCGAGGAAATCATCGCTGCCGAGGCTGAAGTCGCTGCTGGTGGCATCGACGCGCTGGACGCTGCACGCCTGCGCAAGCTGAAGCGCGCCGGTTTCTCCGACGCACGCCTGGCGCAGCTGACTGGTACCAACGAAGCCGCCATCCGCGCGCTGCGTCGTGCGCACAAGGTGCGCCCGGTCTACAAGCGCGTCGATTCCTGCGCCGGTGAGTTCTCCACCGGCACCGCCTACCTGTACTCGACCTACGAGGACGAGTGCGAGGCCGCGCCGAGCAACCGCGACAAGATCATGATCCTGGGCGGTGGCCCGAACCGCATCGGCCAGGGCATCGAGTTCGACTACTGCTGCGTGCACGCGGCACTGGCGCTGCGCGAGGATGGCTATGAAACCATCATGGTCAACTGCAACCCGGAAACCGTGTCGACCGACTATGACACCTCCGACCGCCTGTACTTCGAACCGCTGACCCTGGAAGACGTGCTGGAAATCGTCGAACTGGAACAGCCGAAGGGCGTGATCGTGCAGTACGGCGGCCAGACCCCGCTGAAGCTGGCGCGCGCGCTGGAAGCCAACGGCGTGCCGGTGATCGGCACCAGCCCGGACTCCATCGACCTGGCCGAAGACCGTGAGCGCTTCCAGCAGCTGGTCGACAAGCTGGGCCTGAAGCAGCCGCCGAACCGCATCGCCCGCAACGACCAGGAAGCCCTGCTGCTGGCCCGCGAGATCGGCTACCCGCTGGTGGTGCGCCCGAGCTACGTGCTGGGCGGCCGTGCGATGGAAATCGTCTACGGCGAAGCCGACCTGGCCCGCTACGTGCGCGACGCGGTGAAGGTGTCCAACGATTCGCCGGTGCTGCTGGACCGCTTCCTCGACAATGCCGTGGAGTGCGACGTCGACATCATTGCCGATGCCCAGGGCAACGTCCTGATCGGCGGCGTGATGGAGCACATCGAAGAGGCCGGCGTGCACTCGGGCGATTCTTCGTGCTCGCTGCCGCCGTACTCGCTGTCGGCTGAAACCCAGGCCGAGCTGCGTCGCCAGGTGGTGGAACTGGCCAAGGCCCTGAACGTGGTCGGCCTGATGAACACCCAGTTCGCGATCCAGACCAGCGATGAAGGTGCCGACACCATCTACCTGCTGGAAGTGAACCCGCGTGCCTCGCGCACCGTGCCGTTCGTGTCCAAGGCTACCGGCATGCCGCTGGCCAAGATCGCCGCCCGCTGCATGGCCGGCAAAACGCTGGCCGAGCAGGGCGCCACCAAGGAAATCGTGCCGGACTACTACTCGGTGAAGGAAGCGATCTTCCCGTTCGCCAAGTTCCAGGGCGTCGACCCGATCCTCGGGCCGGAGATGCGCTCCACCGGTGAGGTGATGGGCGTCGGCCGCACCTTCAACGCTGCCTTCGCGCGTGCGCAGGAAGCCGGTGGCATCAAGGCACCGCCGGTCGGCAAGGCCTTCGTCTCGGTCCGCGATCCGGACAAGAAGCGCGTTCTGCCGGTGGCCAAGGCGCTGCTGGCGCGTGGCTACAGCCTGGTCGCCACCCGTGGCACCGCCGCGTGGCTGCAGCAGCACGGCATGGACTGCGAGATCATCAACAAGGTGGTCGAAGGCCGTCCGCACATCGTCGACTCGATCAAGAACGGCGAGATCGTCTACATCGTCAACACGACCGAAGGTCGTTCGGCGATCAACGACTCGTTCTCGATCCGTCGCGAGGCGCTGCAGCATCGCGTCACCTACTCGACCACCATTGCCGGCGCCAAGGCGCTGGTGGATTCACTGGAATTCCGCGGCACCGGCCCCGTCTGGTCGCTGCAGGAGCTGCACAAGGAGTTGAATGCATGA
- the greA gene encoding transcription elongation factor GreA has product MTMKGAQKLRDELDHLKSVKRPKVIAAIAEAREHGDLKENAEYHAAREEQGFIEGRIKQLEGELSHAEIIDVSKLNAGSKVVFGASVTLADVETDEEKKYQIVGDLEADIKLGLIAISSPVARAMIGKLEGDSIVIDAPAGQREYEIVSVSYVD; this is encoded by the coding sequence ATCACGATGAAGGGCGCGCAGAAGCTGCGCGACGAGCTGGATCACCTGAAGTCGGTCAAGCGCCCGAAGGTCATTGCGGCCATCGCCGAAGCGCGTGAGCATGGCGACCTGAAGGAAAATGCCGAGTACCACGCCGCGCGCGAGGAGCAGGGCTTCATCGAAGGCCGCATCAAGCAGCTGGAAGGCGAGCTGTCGCACGCCGAGATCATCGACGTGAGCAAGCTCAATGCCGGCTCGAAGGTGGTGTTCGGCGCCAGCGTGACCCTGGCCGACGTGGAAACCGACGAAGAGAAGAAGTACCAGATCGTCGGTGACCTGGAAGCGGACATCAAGCTGGGCCTGATCGCCATCTCTTCGCCGGTGGCGCGCGCGATGATCGGCAAGCTGGAAGGCGATTCGATCGTGATCGACGCCCCGGCCGGCCAGCGCGAGTACGAGATCGTCAGCGTCAGCTACGTGGACTGA
- a CDS encoding phosphoglycerate mutase: MATATLLLPARSRFAAAALPDDVARALGRANASQFEAGERAQLQRHFTVAAPHLPVAALTRQRDVGDAAGASWLRADPACMVPDMHGARMMAYGETLRPTLADCLALLPVLQPLFADAGFVLDAPDPSRWYLRLPIDLTLPDFDSPDEVLGDDLFSHLPEGEGGRRWRALMTEAQVLLHNHSWNQQRAAQGQQPINSLWFWGGGVMPVSVSTAHAQVRSRDALLQGLALAAGVAVDGEQAVDALVDLRQLRSLQQLGNDAIRPLLAALKRGELQRLVLDFEDGLQFQLDRGLRWQFWKKPRQFHD; the protein is encoded by the coding sequence GTGGCAACGGCGACCCTGCTGTTGCCCGCGCGCAGCCGCTTTGCCGCGGCTGCGCTGCCTGATGACGTGGCGCGTGCCCTGGGCCGCGCCAACGCCTCGCAGTTCGAAGCCGGCGAGCGGGCACAGCTGCAGCGCCACTTCACGGTTGCCGCGCCGCACTTGCCGGTGGCCGCGTTGACCCGCCAGCGCGACGTCGGCGATGCCGCCGGCGCCAGCTGGCTGCGCGCCGATCCGGCCTGCATGGTGCCGGACATGCATGGCGCGCGGATGATGGCCTACGGCGAAACGCTGCGGCCGACGCTGGCCGACTGCCTGGCCCTGCTGCCGGTGCTGCAGCCCTTGTTCGCCGATGCCGGGTTCGTGCTCGACGCGCCCGATCCCTCGCGCTGGTACCTGCGGCTTCCGATCGACCTGACCCTGCCGGACTTCGACAGTCCGGACGAGGTGCTGGGCGATGACCTGTTCTCGCACCTGCCGGAAGGCGAGGGTGGCCGCCGCTGGCGGGCGCTCATGACCGAAGCGCAGGTGCTGCTGCACAACCATTCCTGGAACCAGCAGCGCGCCGCGCAGGGACAACAGCCGATCAATTCGCTGTGGTTCTGGGGTGGCGGCGTGATGCCGGTGTCGGTCAGTACGGCGCATGCGCAGGTGCGCAGTCGTGATGCCCTGCTGCAGGGCCTGGCTCTGGCGGCAGGCGTGGCCGTGGATGGCGAGCAGGCGGTGGATGCACTGGTCGACCTGCGCCAGCTGCGCTCTTTGCAGCAGCTCGGCAATGATGCGATCCGTCCGCTGCTGGCCGCGCTGAAACGTGGCGAGCTGCAGCGGCTGGTGCTGGATTTCGAGGATGGCCTGCAGTTCCAGCTGGATCGTGGCCTGCGCTGGCAGTTCTGGAAGAAGCCGCGGCAGTTTCACGATTGA
- the recJ gene encoding single-stranded-DNA-specific exonuclease RecJ gives MSLAADAVQPSSDTPTIRRRDAVAPANWPEGTLPLLARLYASRGAGTPELALPKLGSLHAPELLTGIDDAVGLLVEAIANDKRILVVGDFDCDGATACAVGVRGLRMLGAQHLFHAVPNRMVHGYGLSPSLVEELAELKPDLLVTVDHGIACHAGVTAAKARGWQVLVTDHHLPGPQLPPADVIVDPNLDGDAFPSKSLAGVGVIFYVLMALRRQMREAGVFADGKGPDLTTLLDLVAVGTVADLVALDPNNRALVSAGLRRLRAGQGCVGLRALIEASGRDAARLTATDIGFALGPRLNAAGRLEDMALGIALLLTEDPRQAREIAQTLEQINSERRAVQQSMTDDAEQALTRVVLDMAGQRPVAACLFDADWHPGVVGLVASKMKDRLHRPVIAFAPAEPGADTLRGSARSIPGLHIRDALALVDARHPGLIERFGGHAMAAGLSMRLDHVDEFKAAFVGVVLEMLDPAALQQQVLSDGELAADELDHRHADALRLAGPWGQGFPEPLFDGHFEVANWRVLKERHLKLELRLPGVPGTINAIHFGGWHGNAPGRHVHLAYRLACDDYRGGSAIQLIVEHCLPA, from the coding sequence ATGTCCCTTGCCGCCGATGCCGTGCAGCCCTCCTCTGATACGCCGACGATCCGCCGCCGCGATGCGGTTGCGCCCGCCAACTGGCCGGAGGGCACTCTGCCGTTGCTGGCGCGGCTCTACGCCAGTCGCGGTGCCGGTACCCCGGAGCTGGCGCTGCCGAAGCTGGGCAGCCTGCATGCGCCCGAGCTGCTGACCGGCATCGACGATGCAGTGGGCCTGCTGGTCGAGGCCATCGCCAACGACAAGCGCATCCTGGTGGTCGGCGATTTCGACTGCGATGGTGCTACCGCCTGTGCGGTCGGTGTGCGTGGCCTGCGCATGCTCGGCGCGCAGCATCTCTTCCACGCGGTGCCGAACCGCATGGTGCACGGCTATGGCCTGTCACCTTCACTGGTGGAGGAGTTGGCCGAGCTGAAACCGGACCTGCTGGTCACGGTCGATCACGGCATTGCCTGCCACGCGGGCGTGACCGCGGCCAAGGCGCGTGGCTGGCAGGTGCTCGTCACCGATCACCATCTGCCGGGCCCGCAGCTGCCGCCGGCTGACGTGATCGTTGATCCGAATCTGGACGGCGACGCCTTCCCCAGCAAGTCGTTGGCCGGTGTCGGCGTGATCTTCTACGTGCTGATGGCGCTGCGCCGGCAGATGCGCGAGGCCGGCGTCTTTGCCGATGGCAAGGGGCCGGACCTGACCACGCTGCTGGACCTGGTGGCGGTCGGCACCGTTGCCGACCTGGTGGCACTGGATCCGAACAACCGTGCGCTGGTCAGTGCGGGCCTACGCCGTCTGCGTGCGGGGCAGGGCTGTGTCGGCCTGCGTGCGCTGATCGAAGCCAGTGGCCGTGATGCCGCGCGACTGACCGCCACCGATATCGGCTTCGCACTCGGCCCGCGCCTGAACGCTGCGGGCCGGCTGGAAGACATGGCGCTGGGCATCGCGCTGCTGCTGACCGAAGACCCGCGCCAGGCGCGCGAGATCGCGCAGACGCTGGAGCAGATCAATTCGGAACGGCGCGCCGTGCAGCAGTCGATGACTGACGACGCCGAGCAGGCGTTGACCCGCGTGGTGCTGGACATGGCCGGCCAGCGTCCGGTGGCCGCCTGCCTGTTCGATGCCGATTGGCATCCGGGCGTGGTCGGCCTGGTCGCGTCGAAGATGAAGGATCGCCTGCATCGCCCGGTGATCGCCTTCGCCCCGGCCGAACCGGGCGCCGACACGCTGCGTGGCTCGGCGCGCTCGATTCCCGGCCTGCACATCCGTGACGCACTGGCACTGGTCGATGCGCGGCATCCGGGCCTGATCGAACGCTTCGGTGGGCATGCCATGGCGGCTGGACTGAGCATGCGGCTGGATCACGTCGATGAGTTCAAGGCCGCGTTCGTCGGTGTGGTGCTGGAGATGCTCGACCCGGCGGCGCTCCAACAGCAGGTGTTGAGCGACGGCGAACTGGCCGCCGACGAACTCGATCATCGCCATGCCGATGCGCTGCGCCTGGCCGGCCCGTGGGGCCAGGGCTTCCCCGAGCCGCTGTTCGACGGCCACTTCGAAGTGGCCAACTGGCGCGTGCTGAAGGAACGCCACCTCAAGCTGGAACTGCGCCTGCCGGGCGTGCCTGGCACGATCAATGCGATCCATTTCGGCGGCTGGCACGGCAACGCACCCGGCCGTCATGTGCATCTGGCCTATCGACTGGCCTGCGACGACTATCGCGGCGGCAGCGCCATCCAGCTGATCGTCGAGCACTGCCTGCCTGCATGA
- a CDS encoding DUF1176 domain-containing protein — protein sequence MRLPLLATLLALACPLTALAAAPAKSLYFQHHDWVVACDNTLTCRAAGYATDDDSTLSVLLTRKGGPGQAIQSRLTLQPEEGQTQPKGALHLRIQQQDLGVLATAKGEGTHNLNAAQTSALLSALVRDGGISVTDGAGHRWPLSDKGAAAVLLKIDEYQGRLGTPGAVMRKGSTPESSVPAALPVPVVRKAATLDSTPDDPAFARLAASPALRAALRATLEDDSCEGLQETDADVPLSNSPLQVRRLDAQHVLVTVPCWRGAYNIGDGYWVARPQAPFQAQWVTSDAIDYADGQIIAAQKGRGLADCMSHAAWTWDGTNFIATSEVAPGLCRGVPGGTWELPMLVSEVR from the coding sequence ATGCGATTGCCCCTGCTGGCCACTCTGTTGGCACTGGCCTGCCCCCTGACGGCCCTTGCTGCGGCTCCGGCCAAAAGCCTGTATTTCCAGCACCACGACTGGGTCGTGGCCTGTGACAACACCTTGACCTGCCGCGCCGCCGGCTACGCCACCGACGATGACAGCACCCTGAGTGTGCTGCTCACCCGCAAGGGCGGCCCGGGCCAGGCCATCCAGAGCCGCCTGACGCTGCAGCCGGAAGAAGGCCAGACCCAGCCCAAGGGCGCACTGCATCTGCGCATCCAGCAGCAGGATCTGGGCGTTCTGGCAACCGCAAAGGGCGAAGGCACGCACAACTTGAATGCCGCTCAGACCAGCGCACTGTTGTCCGCACTGGTACGCGATGGAGGAATCAGCGTGACCGATGGCGCTGGCCATCGCTGGCCGCTGTCGGACAAGGGTGCCGCAGCGGTACTGCTGAAGATCGATGAGTACCAGGGCCGCCTCGGCACGCCCGGCGCCGTGATGCGCAAGGGCAGCACGCCTGAATCCAGCGTCCCCGCCGCACTGCCGGTGCCGGTTGTGCGCAAGGCCGCCACCCTGGACTCGACCCCGGACGACCCGGCGTTCGCGCGGCTGGCCGCCTCACCCGCCCTGCGCGCAGCACTGCGTGCCACGCTGGAGGACGACAGCTGCGAAGGCCTTCAGGAAACCGACGCCGACGTTCCGCTCAGCAACTCCCCGCTGCAGGTCCGGCGCCTGGACGCGCAGCATGTGCTGGTCACGGTCCCGTGTTGGCGCGGGGCCTACAACATCGGCGATGGCTATTGGGTCGCGCGCCCGCAGGCGCCGTTCCAGGCGCAATGGGTGACCAGCGATGCGATCGACTACGCCGACGGCCAGATCATTGCCGCGCAGAAGGGCCGCGGCCTCGCTGACTGCATGTCGCACGCAGCCTGGACGTGGGACGGGACGAACTTCATCGCGACGTCCGAGGTGGCACCGGGTCTATGCCGGGGCGTACCCGGTGGCACTTGGGAACTGCCGATGCTGGTCAGCGAGGTCCGCTGA